Proteins co-encoded in one Medicago truncatula cultivar Jemalong A17 chromosome 8, MtrunA17r5.0-ANR, whole genome shotgun sequence genomic window:
- the LOC112417436 gene encoding uncharacterized protein: MSNLSKLHFEALKISGHNYLTWAVDAEMYLAAEGNADAIKEGNKASEQQKAKALIFLRHHINEALKNEYLTLKDPLVLWNKLKDRYEHLKVIILPKARYDWMHLRLQDYKSVTAYNSEVYKITSQLELCGEKVTDADLLEKTFSTFHASNMLLQQQYREKGFQKYSDLISCLLVAEQNNELLMKNHEARPAGVAPFPEANASQHNHFGEARGRGRGRGRGRGHGRGRGHAHNPNGKFKTPFFHQKWKNNEKIEKEKGGQNSKTNENICYRCGGKGHWSRTCRTPKHLVDLYQQSLKNKGKKVETHYAYNDGDDADYDIYGDLDTTPLDIGDFFEDPNGKIDHLIGDGTVKK; this comes from the coding sequence ATGTCAAATCTGTCAAAACTTCATTTTGAGGCCCTAAAAATTTCTGGACACAACTATTTGACTTGGGCCGTAGATGCTGAAATGTACTTAGCTGCTGAAGGAAATGCAGATGCCATAAAAGAAGGAAATAAGGCATCCgaacaacaaaaagcaaaagcattGATATTCCTTCGTCACCATATTAATGAAGCACTTAAGAATGAATACCTCACTCTGAAAGATCCACTTGTGCTCTGGAATAAACTAAAAGATAGATACGAGCACTTGAAAGTCATTATCCTCCCAAAAGCTAGGTATGATTGGATGCATTTGCGCTTACAGGACTATAAATCTGTAACTGCCTATAATTCTGAAGTATACAAAATTACTTCTCAATTAGAATTGTGTGGTGAAAAGGTAACAGATGCAGATCTGttagaaaaaacattttcaacCTTTCATGCATCCAACATGCTCCTGCAGCAGCAATACCGTGAAAAGGGGTTTCAAAAATACTCTGATTTAATTTCTTGTCTTTTGGTTGCTGAACAAAACAATGAGCTTCTAATGAAAAATCATGAAGCTCGCCCTGCTGGTGTAGCTCCATTCCCTGAAGCGAATGCATCACAACACAACCATTTTGGAGAAGCTCGTGGTCGCGGTCGCGGTCGTGGTCGTGGTCGTGGTCATGGTCGTGGTCGTGGTCATGCCCACAATCCTAATGGAAAATTCAAAACCCCATTTTTCCACCAGAAgtggaaaaataatgaaaagattgaaaaggaaaaaggtgGACAAAATagcaaaacaaatgaaaatatatgcTATCGATGTGGTGGCAAAGGTCATTGGTCTCGTACATGTCGTACTCCAAAGCATTTGGTTGACCTTTATCAGCAATCActgaaaaacaaaggaaaaaaggtTGAAACTCATTATGCTTataatgatggtgatgatgctGATTATGATATTTATGGTGACCTGGATACTACTCCTTTGGATATTGGTGATTTCTTTGAAGATCCAAATGGAAAAATTGATCACCTTATTGGAGATGGAACCGTgaagaagtag